One Mesomycoplasma molare genomic window carries:
- the trmB gene encoding tRNA (guanosine(46)-N7)-methyltransferase TrmB, whose translation MRLRNIPNASEILLESEYLIKEFPYKLNNKTVLEMGMGKGEMLVELAKQNPDTTFIGIEKYPTVALKSMKKAKKLNLKNFKIINQDIAKLPELLEGKVDLIWLTFSDPWPKKRHFKRRLTYKDFLLIYKNLLTDNGILKFKTDNDSLFEYSIESIEEFGAKILNLTRDFHNSDLSKNNIMTGYEKKWSEKGKNINYLEIKF comes from the coding sequence ATGAGACTAAGAAATATTCCAAACGCTTCTGAAATTCTTTTAGAAAGCGAATATTTAATTAAAGAATTTCCTTATAAATTAAATAATAAAACTGTTTTAGAAATGGGTATGGGAAAAGGGGAAATGCTTGTAGAGTTGGCTAAACAAAACCCAGACACAACTTTTATTGGTATTGAAAAATATCCAACAGTAGCTTTAAAATCGATGAAAAAAGCTAAAAAACTTAATTTAAAAAATTTTAAAATAATAAACCAAGACATTGCTAAACTTCCAGAATTATTAGAAGGAAAAGTGGATTTAATTTGATTAACTTTTTCTGATCCTTGACCCAAAAAAAGACACTTTAAAAGGAGACTTACTTATAAGGATTTTCTTTTAATTTATAAAAATCTACTAACCGACAATGGAATTCTAAAATTTAAAACTGATAATGATAGCTTGTTTGAATATAGCATAGAATCCATTGAAGAATTTGGAGCAAAAATATTAAATTTAACAAGAGATTTTCATAATAGTGATTTATCAAAAAACAACATCATGACGGGTTATGAAAAAAAATGATCTGAAAAAGGTAAAAATATCAATTATTTAGAAATAAAATTTTAA
- the rplI gene encoding 50S ribosomal protein L9 translates to MKVIIIKDCKDGKVNDVIEVSDGYAKNYLIRNGFAIPVNKKTTLFLNKKLENIEKEEQAKKAVAEKLMEEIHKVMLTFKLKETNNVIHGSITAKKVLKALEEKGIKLPKHSLEEHVHIASMGLTVLNVKLHKEVIAHLRVKVEKDE, encoded by the coding sequence ATGAAAGTAATAATAATTAAAGATTGTAAAGATGGAAAAGTAAACGATGTAATTGAAGTTTCAGATGGATATGCCAAAAACTATTTAATAAGAAATGGTTTTGCTATTCCTGTAAATAAAAAAACAACTTTATTTTTAAATAAAAAATTAGAAAATATAGAAAAAGAAGAACAAGCAAAAAAAGCGGTTGCAGAAAAATTAATGGAAGAAATACATAAAGTTATGTTAACTTTCAAATTGAAAGAAACAAATAATGTTATTCATGGTTCTATAACTGCAAAAAAAGTTTTAAAAGCTTTAGAAGAAAAAGGTATTAAACTACCAAAGCATAGTTTAGAAGAACATGTTCATATAGCATCTATGGGACTTACTGTTTTAAATGTAAAATTACATAAAGAAGTAATTGCGCATTTAAGGGTTAAGGTTGAAAAAGATGAGTAG
- a CDS encoding winged helix-turn-helix domain-containing protein has protein sequence MKEKFNQQNEQTKKAKIIHFLIDLIEKKHLEPNELMPSEHFLMDKFNVSRITAINAYQQLEGIGAIYTRNKLGRYVAENFSGLAKAYSSLIKYEYSETNKIERYEGDEPQWFYRLNIIFLLGHKSFKKIYFNDKKEEIMFADHYVSRKYELPEEMDGRFSILEHLTKKTNAIRKMAYKLKYEKVDKWGFEYLVVIYAWGYDDTGISVASRYIVHPDYFVFFHTEKNL, from the coding sequence ATGAAAGAAAAATTTAATCAACAAAATGAGCAAACTAAAAAGGCTAAAATAATTCATTTTCTAATAGATTTGATTGAAAAAAAACATTTAGAACCAAATGAATTAATGCCTTCTGAACATTTTTTAATGGACAAATTTAATGTATCTAGAATTACAGCAATTAATGCTTATCAACAATTAGAGGGTATAGGGGCCATTTATACAAGAAATAAACTAGGGAGATATGTAGCGGAAAACTTTAGTGGTTTGGCTAAGGCATATTCTTCATTAATAAAATATGAATATTCTGAAACTAATAAAATAGAAAGATATGAAGGTGATGAACCACAATGATTTTATCGTTTAAATATTATTTTTCTATTAGGTCATAAATCTTTTAAAAAAATATATTTTAATGACAAAAAAGAAGAAATAATGTTCGCAGATCATTATGTGTCTAGAAAATATGAACTACCAGAAGAAATGGATGGTAGATTTTCTATATTAGAGCATTTAACTAAGAAAACAAATGCAATTAGAAAAATGGCTTATAAATTGAAATATGAAAAAGTAGATAAATGGGGATTTGAATATTTGGTTGTAATATATGCTTGGGGTTATGATGATACAGGTATTTCTGTTGCATCAAGATATATAGTTCATCCAGATTATTTTGTATTTTTCCATACAGAAAAAAACTTATAA
- a CDS encoding M17 family metallopeptidase: MIKFIEKATNSNFVLEAVFKNENLDKNIIAKKFVITEFISDKKAVIFLGDKSEFSVNDLDELSTQLSSLNRTFEVNLDSFVTENVSLSVIASRILEKNKFLNAKIYNVKTNKKEEEKELFVFTKNLKEIEKELKNTEIIVESVNFARNLQATPPNICNSEWMAEEVKKQVSQFSNLKVTVLDKKEIEKLNMGLLLSVNKGSMYEPRLVVIEYNGNPDSKEKTVFVGKGITFDSGGYNIKTGRSMLGMKYDMSGAAIVASALNAIGQLNPKANVAAVLSITDNRVNGDANLPDAVWTSMNGKTVEINNTDAEGRLVLADGMTYAIRKLNATNVITVATLTGAILVALGTTYTGAFSTSDKLWSNIEQAAKSQNELVWRLPLHDDFSKFIKKSTVADLKNTDLTGNGGSISAAMFLKEFAEDKNFAHLDIAGTAETGEKPMGVMVKTLVQLALNEK, encoded by the coding sequence ATGATTAAATTTATTGAAAAAGCAACTAATTCAAATTTTGTATTAGAAGCTGTTTTTAAAAACGAAAATTTAGATAAAAATATTATTGCAAAAAAATTTGTTATAACAGAATTTATTTCTGATAAAAAAGCTGTTATTTTTTTAGGAGATAAATCAGAATTTTCAGTTAATGATTTAGATGAATTAAGCACACAATTAAGTTCATTAAATAGAACTTTCGAAGTTAACTTAGATTCTTTTGTTACTGAAAATGTTTCATTATCAGTAATTGCTTCAAGAATATTAGAAAAAAATAAATTTTTAAATGCAAAAATTTATAATGTAAAAACCAACAAAAAAGAAGAAGAAAAAGAGCTTTTTGTTTTTACAAAAAACTTAAAAGAAATTGAAAAAGAATTAAAAAATACAGAAATAATTGTTGAATCTGTAAATTTTGCTAGAAACTTACAAGCAACACCACCAAATATCTGTAATTCAGAATGAATGGCAGAAGAAGTTAAAAAACAAGTTTCTCAATTTAGTAATTTAAAAGTAACTGTTTTAGATAAGAAAGAAATTGAAAAACTAAACATGGGATTATTATTATCTGTAAATAAAGGTTCAATGTACGAGCCAAGATTGGTTGTTATAGAATACAACGGTAATCCTGATTCAAAAGAAAAAACTGTTTTTGTTGGAAAAGGTATTACATTCGACTCTGGTGGATATAACATTAAAACTGGTAGAAGTATGCTAGGGATGAAATACGATATGTCTGGAGCTGCAATTGTAGCATCTGCTCTTAACGCAATCGGACAATTAAATCCAAAAGCAAATGTTGCCGCTGTTCTTTCTATAACAGATAATAGAGTTAATGGGGATGCAAACTTACCAGACGCTGTTTGAACATCAATGAACGGAAAAACAGTTGAAATCAACAATACAGACGCAGAAGGTAGATTGGTACTAGCTGACGGAATGACATATGCAATTAGAAAACTAAACGCTACAAACGTTATAACTGTTGCAACTTTAACTGGTGCTATTTTAGTTGCTTTAGGAACAACTTATACAGGAGCATTTTCTACATCAGATAAACTTTGATCAAACATAGAACAAGCTGCTAAAAGTCAAAATGAATTAGTATGAAGATTACCTCTACATGATGATTTTAGTAAATTTATTAAAAAATCAACTGTTGCTGATTTAAAAAATACAGATTTAACCGGTAATGGTGGTTCAATTTCAGCCGCTATGTTTTTAAAAGAATTTGCTGAAGATAAAAATTTTGCTCACTTAGATATCGCAGGTACAGCTGAAACAGGTGAAAAACCAATGGGAGTAATGGTAAAAACTCTAGTTCAACTTGCTTTAAATGAAAAATAA
- the rpsT gene encoding 30S ribosomal protein S20, producing the protein MANIKSKITRIKTNEKSRIRNNAIKSRVRGAIKKAKLAVMENSANVNELIAKAHKEINTAVSKGVLHKNNGSRKNSRLDAFVNKHLNANVA; encoded by the coding sequence ATGGCAAATATTAAATCAAAAATAACAAGAATCAAAACTAATGAAAAATCAAGAATCAGAAACAATGCTATTAAATCAAGAGTTCGTGGAGCTATTAAAAAAGCTAAACTTGCTGTAATGGAAAATTCTGCAAATGTTAATGAATTAATCGCTAAAGCTCACAAAGAAATTAATACTGCTGTTTCCAAAGGTGTTCTACACAAAAATAATGGTTCTAGAAAAAATTCAAGACTTGATGCTTTTGTTAATAAACATTTAAATGCAAATGTTGCTTAA
- a CDS encoding MYPU_1760 family metalloprotease, with protein sequence MKKKYFLLLFLSLSGFFLSTSCNIQNINYKVNEYIKHKTEFGFNIIQYNKNNAFFLDKNDLNLLEKRVKESLFFGSEIQFLNNIIIDRQLNNFNNKNLSAFFVSNTKEIFINSDRFKNLKNNNDKIEAIFQLIFHEYFHFIDSVYISNYDKGYKIENKIYNKDFVEKFLDSLNLKNNDFQSFVLDSSFVDKNNIFNFIKPESLYMKKINNEILDDKINDKNLLTKNSIKHGLQTFPSDANYYFSLEERIAIDAFRHFYIEKPNNIPIILRLFFSECSPFANIEKKDNILNLEKVFVNNTAFEVDIQAKDQKIKTKNKTQDFFNNYLKIMNYGLNISSFFTKNNQTFLNNKIEGQEESEELFISGYTKEIYNSLVFKNISGDLELLNLEYTNFSNLKSHKNINDQEYNIFPEFFYSYKTNKTLNIDEINLDYEPKLWKDINKNGKIEEELELFKLNNFESNLGPSSYRSYLASINKKNFLEIRNKKITKGKDAI encoded by the coding sequence ATGAAAAAAAAGTATTTTTTATTGTTATTTTTGAGTTTATCAGGATTTTTTTTATCCACTTCTTGTAATATACAAAATATTAATTATAAAGTGAATGAATATATTAAGCACAAGACCGAGTTTGGATTTAATATTATTCAATATAATAAAAATAATGCTTTTTTTCTGGATAAAAATGATTTAAATTTATTAGAAAAAAGAGTGAAAGAATCATTGTTTTTTGGTTCAGAGATTCAATTTTTAAATAATATAATAATTGATAGGCAATTAAATAATTTTAATAATAAAAATTTAAGCGCTTTTTTTGTGTCTAATACAAAAGAAATTTTTATAAATTCAGATAGGTTTAAAAATTTAAAAAATAATAATGATAAAATTGAAGCAATTTTTCAACTAATTTTCCATGAATATTTTCATTTCATTGACTCTGTTTATATTTCTAATTATGATAAAGGATATAAAATTGAAAATAAAATTTATAACAAAGATTTTGTTGAAAAGTTTTTAGATAGTTTGAATTTAAAAAATAATGATTTTCAAAGTTTTGTTTTAGATTCTTCGTTTGTAGATAAAAATAATATATTTAATTTCATAAAACCAGAGTCCTTGTACATGAAAAAAATTAATAATGAAATTTTAGATGATAAAATAAATGATAAAAATTTATTAACTAAAAATAGCATAAAACACGGACTTCAAACTTTTCCGTCAGATGCCAATTATTACTTTTCATTAGAAGAAAGAATTGCGATTGATGCATTTAGGCATTTTTACATAGAAAAACCCAATAATATACCGATTATATTAAGACTATTTTTTTCAGAGTGCTCCCCTTTTGCGAATATAGAAAAAAAAGACAATATTTTAAACTTAGAAAAAGTATTTGTAAATAATACAGCTTTTGAAGTTGACATCCAAGCCAAAGATCAAAAAATCAAGACCAAAAATAAAACTCAAGATTTTTTTAATAATTATTTAAAAATAATGAATTATGGTTTAAATATTAGCTCTTTTTTTACTAAAAATAATCAAACCTTTTTAAATAATAAAATTGAAGGTCAAGAAGAAAGTGAAGAACTTTTTATTAGTGGGTATACTAAAGAAATATATAATTCATTAGTTTTCAAAAATATTTCTGGAGATTTAGAATTATTAAATCTAGAATATACTAATTTTTCTAATTTAAAATCTCATAAGAATATAAATGATCAAGAATATAATATTTTTCCAGAATTTTTTTATTCTTACAAAACAAATAAAACGTTAAATATAGACGAGATAAATTTAGATTATGAACCTAAGTTATGAAAAGATATAAATAAAAATGGTAAAATTGAAGAAGAATTAGAATTATTTAAATTAAATAATTTTGAAAGCAATTTAGGACCTTCTTCATATAGGAGTTATTTAGCTTCGATTAATAAAAAAAATTTTCTAGAAATCAGAAATAAAAAAATAACTAAGGGGAAAGATGCAATATAA
- a CDS encoding carbohydrate ABC transporter permease produces MFWIQLKLQNFLSNKYAKSRIEKISTEVRDISFLKSFLSIFWKMLVLLVFGVIIIFPFYFMVVIAFAPNDQANGRVNEVLLWPESWEWNNFLLALNDGYWSALWWTTLTTFVSVIVKLFFSTTFGYAFSIKKWKYKKASWLFFLSILILPEIALFIGQYRAIILLEWERNTLLLAVSLIMPFAASVFSGFMFRNAFEAIPDRIKEASMIDGCTGINFFFKVALPMVTPTIWTVGILTAFAAWNSLLWPLLLLGKDSPVTLINIYLLDVGHNPDIESPIKVLKNVKLAGSILAIIPMFIAYFSFRKRILNAISRQGSTIKG; encoded by the coding sequence ATGTTTTGAATACAATTAAAGCTACAAAACTTCCTATCAAATAAATATGCTAAGTCAAGAATCGAAAAGATTTCTACAGAAGTAAGAGATATTTCCTTTTTAAAATCTTTTCTATCAATATTTTGAAAAATGTTGGTGTTACTAGTATTTGGTGTAATAATAATTTTTCCTTTTTATTTTATGGTGGTAATTGCGTTTGCGCCAAACGACCAAGCTAATGGTAGGGTTAATGAAGTTCTTTTATGGCCCGAAAGTTGAGAATGAAATAACTTTTTATTAGCTTTAAATGATGGATATTGATCTGCTTTATGGTGAACAACTTTAACAACATTTGTTTCTGTTATAGTAAAACTCTTCTTTTCAACAACTTTCGGATATGCTTTTTCTATAAAAAAATGAAAATATAAAAAAGCTTCTTGATTATTTTTCCTTTCAATTTTAATTCTTCCTGAAATCGCATTATTTATAGGACAATATAGGGCAATTATTTTATTAGAATGAGAAAGAAATACATTGCTTTTAGCAGTTTCTTTAATAATGCCATTTGCAGCTTCTGTATTTTCTGGTTTTATGTTTAGAAATGCTTTTGAAGCAATTCCTGATAGAATTAAAGAAGCATCAATGATTGATGGATGTACTGGAATAAATTTCTTTTTTAAAGTAGCGTTACCGATGGTAACGCCTACTATTTGAACTGTTGGTATATTAACTGCTTTTGCAGCCTGAAATTCTTTATTATGACCACTTCTATTATTAGGAAAAGACTCGCCAGTTACCTTAATAAATATTTATTTATTAGACGTAGGGCACAATCCAGATATAGAATCACCTATTAAAGTATTAAAAAATGTAAAATTAGCAGGTTCTATATTAGCAATAATTCCTATGTTTATTGCCTACTTTTCATTTAGAAAAAGAATTTTAAATGCTATTTCTAGACAAGGTTCTACAATTAAAGGGTAA
- a CDS encoding DUF402 domain-containing protein, which translates to MQYKNFINIQAYKYNGKLYRQWSGCKILEENSEHVIVNMNKKTKVMEKNYQKWTIREQVLWFFHKKHFFNALITIKNDCFYIYINLASPYFFEENTIKYIDFDLDIKVYPGKECNIIDQKEFFLNAKKMNYPNETIDLILDELKYVVGLYANGKYIFNKKYLREVKTKIEK; encoded by the coding sequence ATGCAATATAAAAACTTTATAAATATTCAAGCTTATAAATACAATGGTAAGTTATATAGACAATGAAGTGGATGTAAGATATTAGAAGAAAATTCAGAACATGTAATTGTTAATATGAATAAAAAAACAAAAGTTATGGAAAAAAATTATCAAAAATGAACCATTAGAGAACAAGTTTTATGATTTTTCCATAAAAAACACTTTTTTAATGCATTAATAACTATCAAAAACGATTGTTTTTATATTTATATAAATTTAGCATCCCCATATTTTTTTGAAGAAAATACAATAAAATACATTGATTTTGATTTAGATATCAAAGTTTATCCTGGTAAAGAGTGTAATATAATTGATCAAAAAGAATTTTTCCTTAATGCTAAAAAAATGAATTATCCTAATGAAACAATTGATTTAATTTTAGATGAATTGAAGTACGTTGTAGGACTGTATGCTAACGGAAAATATATTTTTAATAAAAAATATTTAAGAGAAGTTAAAACTAAAATCGAAAAATAA
- a CDS encoding DUF31 family putative serine protease — protein MKKNVFKNLLLSSLIISPISLTSCNIPFIFKEEVKENSQSTTFISPNFVLSPDFSNIDNKKLEVVKNIFNKNLENKESVTEFIKNRTFQIEYVKTFLELYSDNPRRKFLVSKLETELGTGWVLDKDPSESNSYYVATNIHVANFINKPEIKTNSLKLLAKNNKNYFYKQITKEELDSINSLDIFSSSFEKEIPENYFSSKDIRAISFKGTENYENYKDNSYLINDVGTSLEKITNERSDNFYNIGTAEFKEVYDNSNEKNNIFESIEVLTPLKYQNTFLNYSEIENGYPKSSAYPSGSDFAVIKVKFKDNIVKPKAFEVYDNSPTLVNVAKASLGEEKGEKLFSFGFPILKESTSDNATTKRLGVTLEESELFKGFYKPAIKIENDQLLIDPIYSKNIKFSKSPLKIEYAIDKKQDKVENIFIANQDNDYFFEVENDHKFYKGASGSGVFNKNKQAVGIFYSSNSIPIETDKNSNNKRLLNMHRLLEKNESQSPLIFYLNNVATEKSWLKQHWNEILYFNYQLENKK, from the coding sequence ATGAAAAAAAATGTTTTTAAAAATTTGCTACTTTCTAGCTTAATAATTTCACCTATTAGTTTAACTTCTTGCAATATTCCTTTTATTTTTAAGGAAGAAGTTAAAGAAAATTCTCAGTCAACTACTTTTATTAGCCCTAATTTTGTACTTTCTCCAGATTTTTCTAATATTGATAATAAAAAATTAGAAGTTGTAAAAAATATTTTTAATAAAAATCTTGAAAATAAAGAAAGCGTAACAGAATTTATTAAAAATAGAACTTTTCAAATAGAATATGTAAAAACTTTTTTAGAACTATATTCTGATAATCCAAGAAGAAAATTTCTTGTTTCTAAACTCGAAACAGAATTAGGTACAGGGTGAGTTTTAGATAAAGATCCTAGTGAAAGTAATAGCTATTATGTTGCAACGAATATTCATGTTGCTAATTTTATAAATAAGCCAGAAATAAAAACTAACTCTCTAAAATTACTTGCTAAAAACAATAAAAATTACTTTTATAAGCAAATTACAAAGGAAGAATTAGATAGCATTAATTCTTTAGATATTTTTTCTAGTTCCTTTGAAAAAGAAATTCCCGAAAATTATTTTAGTTCGAAAGATATTAGGGCAATTTCTTTTAAAGGAACTGAAAATTACGAAAATTATAAAGATAATTCTTACTTAATAAATGATGTTGGAACTTCATTAGAAAAGATCACTAACGAAAGGTCTGATAATTTTTACAACATTGGTACAGCAGAATTTAAAGAAGTTTATGATAACAGTAATGAAAAAAATAATATTTTTGAATCTATTGAAGTTTTAACACCTTTAAAATATCAAAATACATTTTTAAATTACTCGGAAATTGAAAATGGTTATCCTAAAAGTAGTGCATATCCTTCGGGTTCAGACTTTGCAGTTATAAAAGTTAAATTTAAAGATAATATTGTAAAACCTAAAGCTTTTGAAGTTTATGATAATAGTCCAACCTTAGTAAACGTTGCTAAAGCTTCTTTAGGAGAAGAAAAGGGAGAAAAACTTTTTTCATTTGGTTTTCCAATTTTAAAAGAATCTACAAGTGATAATGCAACAACTAAAAGATTGGGTGTTACGCTCGAAGAAAGCGAATTATTTAAAGGTTTTTATAAACCAGCTATAAAAATAGAAAATGATCAATTATTGATTGATCCAATATATTCTAAAAATATTAAGTTTTCAAAATCTCCTCTCAAAATAGAATATGCTATTGATAAAAAGCAAGATAAAGTTGAAAATATTTTCATAGCTAATCAAGATAATGATTACTTTTTCGAAGTAGAAAATGATCATAAATTTTATAAAGGTGCTTCAGGATCTGGAGTCTTTAATAAAAATAAACAAGCTGTTGGAATTTTTTATTCATCTAATTCAATTCCAATAGAAACAGATAAAAACAGCAACAATAAAAGATTACTAAATATGCATAGATTATTAGAAAAAAACGAAAGTCAATCACCACTTATTTTTTATCTAAACAATGTTGCGACAGAAAAATCTTGACTAAAACAACATTGAAATGAAATTTTATATTTTAACTATCAATTAGAAAACAAAAAATAA
- a CDS encoding DHH family phosphoesterase, producing the protein MNKKAKIWFYFLINLVYMLLFLITFIVLYHLKLISSFLLFGLFIFLLISSLIGLLWILWKFLHKTSKIHSSLYKYIDEVIDENNLGLILHATNGKIIWISSFIKKRFPENWIGKNIDDVFKKGTKINEENITGDGEIYSDKGYVYSLKRYRDKNAISIRDITLYDNVLQNYSKEKIVIGEIEIDNFQLLVSTLGEEDLFKVKTFVINSLDDLTKTYNFSYRQYIEGKFWVVTNYETFSKLRNKNFNMFNEKEIELNNFGYETKQMISLSAGFVYGINDISKLNQLAKDAIMYSKTRGGNQITVFKYGDKPMVYGSNSEINSSTSRSELNYISKNLLAVLSNPEVENIILYGHKNSDLDALGSCFALGQFLVNYAKHKYNLTKNMYIQNVTFDSTAFHFLETNSDFLDKKMFIKPSMANKYTNKNTLIIVLDTAEETRIENPNAFINADPKKIFIFDHHRVVSGRPEFLSKGNDYIDTMASSASEIVTEIIALNSNREYKFLSPFAAQMLLNGIYLDTNQFKKSTSMKTFNAASILSLWGAESTKSIETLKISEKIFNIINKISQKSEEVKPGFFLSYTNEEIDLDVVSMAADFMLNIQGRKATFVIAKVVGKEKYKMSARGINNTNVQIIAEAVGGGGHFSAAAAESTTESLEEFVDNIRQAIVSVRNESNNN; encoded by the coding sequence ATGAATAAAAAGGCTAAAATTTGATTTTATTTTTTAATTAATTTAGTATATATGTTGTTATTTTTAATAACTTTTATTGTTTTATATCATTTAAAATTAATTTCTAGTTTTTTATTATTCGGTTTATTTATTTTTTTACTAATTAGTTCTTTAATAGGCCTTCTTTGAATATTATGAAAATTTTTACATAAAACTTCCAAAATTCATTCATCACTTTATAAATATATCGATGAAGTTATTGATGAAAACAACTTAGGATTAATTCTTCACGCCACTAATGGAAAAATTATTTGAATTTCTTCTTTTATTAAAAAAAGATTTCCAGAAAATTGAATAGGTAAAAATATTGATGATGTATTTAAAAAAGGAACTAAAATAAATGAAGAAAACATAACAGGAGATGGAGAAATTTATTCTGATAAGGGTTATGTTTATTCACTAAAAAGGTATAGAGATAAAAATGCTATTTCTATTAGAGACATTACTTTATATGACAATGTATTACAAAATTACAGTAAAGAAAAAATTGTAATTGGAGAAATCGAAATAGATAATTTTCAATTACTAGTTTCTACATTAGGTGAAGAAGATTTATTTAAAGTTAAAACATTTGTTATAAATTCTCTTGATGATTTAACTAAAACATACAATTTTTCTTACAGACAATATATTGAAGGAAAATTTTGGGTAGTTACCAACTATGAAACTTTTTCTAAACTAAGAAATAAGAACTTCAATATGTTTAATGAAAAAGAGATTGAATTAAATAATTTTGGTTATGAAACAAAACAAATGATTTCACTTTCTGCAGGATTTGTGTATGGTATAAACGATATTTCTAAATTAAATCAATTAGCTAAAGATGCAATAATGTACTCTAAAACTAGAGGAGGAAATCAAATAACAGTTTTTAAATACGGTGATAAACCTATGGTTTATGGATCTAATAGTGAAATAAACTCAAGTACAAGTAGAAGTGAATTGAATTATATTTCCAAAAATTTATTAGCTGTTTTATCTAACCCAGAAGTTGAAAATATTATTTTATATGGTCATAAAAACTCTGATTTAGATGCATTAGGTTCTTGTTTTGCTCTAGGACAGTTCTTAGTGAATTATGCAAAACATAAATATAATTTAACTAAAAATATGTATATTCAGAATGTTACATTTGATTCAACAGCATTTCATTTTTTAGAAACCAACTCTGATTTTTTAGATAAAAAAATGTTTATAAAGCCTTCAATGGCTAATAAATATACAAATAAGAATACTTTAATAATTGTATTAGACACAGCTGAAGAAACTAGAATAGAAAATCCCAATGCTTTTATAAATGCTGATCCTAAAAAAATATTTATTTTTGACCATCATAGAGTTGTTTCAGGTCGTCCGGAATTTCTTTCTAAAGGAAATGATTATATAGATACAATGGCTTCATCAGCTTCCGAAATAGTTACAGAAATAATTGCATTAAATTCAAATAGAGAATATAAGTTTCTATCCCCTTTTGCTGCTCAAATGCTTTTAAATGGTATTTATTTAGATACAAATCAATTTAAAAAGTCTACAAGTATGAAAACATTTAATGCAGCTTCCATATTGAGTTTATGAGGTGCAGAAAGTACAAAATCTATTGAAACGTTAAAAATAAGTGAAAAGATTTTTAATATAATTAATAAAATTTCCCAAAAAAGCGAAGAAGTAAAGCCAGGATTCTTTTTATCTTATACAAATGAAGAAATTGATTTAGACGTGGTTTCAATGGCGGCTGATTTTATGTTAAATATACAAGGTAGAAAAGCTACATTTGTAATAGCGAAAGTGGTTGGAAAAGAAAAATATAAAATGTCAGCAAGAGGTATAAATAATACAAATGTGCAAATAATTGCAGAAGCGGTAGGTGGTGGAGGACATTTCTCTGCTGCTGCAGCAGAAAGTACAACAGAGTCTTTAGAAGAATTTGTTGATAATATAAGACAAGCGATAGTGAGTGTGAGAAATGAAAGTAATAATAATTAA